CTCCTTAGTGGGAGTCCAGCTTCCACCCCTCCTCCCGGTCCCCCCCAGCAGTACCTTTCCTTCTCCTGCAGTGGCAgatgaggagaagcagcagggggagcagagctgcggcCCCGATGCATCCGGCCACCTGGGGGATCCACGGAGGCCAGGCTGGGGATGAGAAGGGGACGGGTGAGCCGCCGGCAAACGAGGGGTATTTTGCGCCCACTGCTAGAACACAGGAGCTGCCCTCGGCTGCAGTGCTGCCCTCTGGACCTCAGACATGGGAGCGACACGCCGGGTCATAAATCCCACCAGAGAGTCTCTGGTGAGGCAGGTTCTGTCCCTGCCCTTTCCATCCCTTATGCTCCATCTCCCAGGGGTGATGCCTGGCTCTGATTTCTCCCCCAGCAAGCAGCTGGCCCAGTGGTTTGGGGGTGTATCTGAGGGTATGTCCCCACCGCATTGTGATCCCGGATGTCGggacccaggctggtggagctgGTGTTTCTCAGTCCATGCTGGGATTGCAATGGCTGCACCCGGGTCTCTGGGCCATGCTAACTCATCCACACTGCACCACACAGACCTTCTGAGCCAGGTCTGGGGCTTGAGCAGTGTCCGCACTTCAAACGGATGGGGCTTGAACCCGCATCACAGTGggatttgggctctgacccgCCCCCAGAGCAGGGTCCCAGACTGATTTATTTGTGGATGAGTGAGAGCCGGGCTTGGTGtgaagtgtagccataccctgaaTGGAGCCTGGAGAAGCCTTCGCTGTCACAGTGACATTCACAGCCCGGCTCCTGTGGGAGAGGATCCACCTTCCGCTAATATTCTTCTTGTACCCACAGGTGAATTCCGCGAAGCTCTTGGGACCGCCCTGTGGGATGCTGACCACAGAGACATTCATAGAGCTGGTGCCAGTGCTGATCTCAGAACCCACGTCCCTGGGGATGAGTTCGGCTCCATCCTTGTAGAAATGAAACCTCCGCTCGCTGGCATCCTCAGGGGCCATGCAGGTGATGAGCAGGGGGAGCCCTTCGCCCACCACTCCGGATGGGGGATCCACACTCAGCTCTGGCTGTGGAGGTGGATCTGAGAGGAGCAGGATACGGGAAGGGTCAGCATAGGAAGAACCTTCCTGAATGtagggaaggggcggctatactgtgtaatgggcactaggggcagcagagggtgggggtggggaaggggcagctgtactgtgtaatgggcactaggggcagcagagggtagggatggggaaggggcggctgtactgcaTAATGGCacaagggggcagcagagggtagggatggggaagaggcggTTATACTGTATAatggcaccagggggcagcagagggtgggggcggggaaggggtggctgtactgtataatggcaccagggggcagcagagggtggggatggggaagaggcggttatactgtataatgggcaccagggggcagcagagggtgggggggaaggggtggctatactggataatgggcactagggggcagcagagggtgggggcagggaaggggcggctatactgtataatgggcaccagggggcagcagagggtgggggggaagaggcggttATACTGTATAatggcaccagggggcagcagagggtgggggcggggaaggggcggctgtactgtataatggcaccagggggcagcagagggtggggatggggaaggggcggctatactgtataatgggcaccagggggcagcagagggtgggggcggggaaggggcggctatactgtataatgggcaccagggggcagcagagggtgggggtggggaagggcagaggacaAAGAGgtttgtgggagggtggggggcatctCTGCTCCCCCCGAGTCCCACTGCTCACCTGGCTGTCTAGCAGCACCTGAGATGTGGGGAGAGACCCGGCGGGAGCATCCCGGAGGTCAGAGCCTCACCTGACACTGGTACAGTGATGCTGTTACTGTTCTCAGATACAATCTCCTGCCCGGCCTCCCGTCTCCAGTACTGACAGGTGTAGGAGCCGTCATTCCCCATCTGCGCCATGAGCTCCATCCAGGGCCCCCCGCTGGCAGCTGGCAGCTCTTCAGGGGTCTGATCCCCTCTGTGCTGGTGGAACCTGAACCCCGCCACCTCCTTGCCGTGGGGGACTGAGCAGGTGAGGGTGACCTTCTCCCCGGGCAGGTACATGGGGAGCTTGGGATGCAGAGAGAGTTGGGGGGCCAGTGGAGGAGCTGCAATAGAGAGAAAGGGGTCAGTGCAGAGGGGCATCCCCCCAGAGTCAAGAGAAGTCGATACGGGGAGTCCAGTGATCCCCCAGCCTGTGAAATACCCCCCAGCAAACACCGCACAGGACAGATGACAATCCCCAGTCTGAGAGAAACGGCATCTCAcaactggcagagctgtggggaaacTGCTACAATGCCTAACCGAATAAGCACCTCAAAATACAACAGGAGAAATTCCTGGTGAGACTTTCGAGTGATTTACAATCAGAAGTGCTGAACTTTGAGCTGCTCAACGTAGAGCAAATGAGCCTGGACAAGCCCACACTTGGCAAAGGTGAGGATATGACGCCAGAAGGACCCGGTGGTCTCCATAAATTTCCCTactcaagaaaaataaaggttaCGATCCTGGATGATGGAGGACGAGACACAGGAAATGAGCTGTGGCACTAAAGAGTGAGAAATGTGCTGAATGGTATAAATCAACTCTGTGGTTTGGTAGTTTAATACTAATCGTTCATGATGATGGATGTTGAATGGTCTTTTTCATCTTGTGTCCTCCACCACAAATGTAAATTTCCCAGTGCTGGGCACATGCTATGGCCCAGTCTGCAGATCTTCCCCCAGGAGCCGGCAGACCAAGAGATGTTCCCTAGTTTGCGTTTGCCCGCAGTCacttgtgtctgggtcattggaCGAGCCCCACTTCCACAGATTGACTTTGGACCTGCCAACTTTTGTTCGGAGATGATTTAAAGATCTCAAGGTCGACCAACCCTTCCCTCCTCTGGGGAGGCATTCGGCGTACCACTGTACATTTTGACTAGCTTGGTGAGTACTTCAAGTCATGTGTGCCACGTTTCCAATTGTGTGGCCGTGGATTTTTGTAAGCAATTCCATTGCAAATAGGAAGAATTCTGTGATTTCAGGGCCACCATTGGCCATGTATTGGGTGGTCTGGGATGGCAAACGCGTGCACGTCACGGCCCATGTCAGACTGTCTCAATCTGCGTATCCTGCTGAACACCTCCCACGGCAACATGTGGAATGGGAAAAATAAGGGCTGTTTTATTAGTTTAATCTTCCTATTCACGACAATGTACACTGAATGGCAAAAGAATCATGGAGTTATGTTGGTGCAATGCCAAGGATTTGTAACAACACAGAAGAATGAAAACAACTTACGAACATTTGGGGAAACGTATAACTGGAGACATGGGAAGACAGACGTAGAAGGACAAATTAATGTATAAAAAGAAAGTGACGGAGGGCCCAAAATGGAGAACACTGGTCCAGAGACTGAGACAAATTTGGATACTTGGACCCCTGCCTGTTCAGTCCAATCTGTCTTATTGTTTGTCATGTGTGTATGATCAGAAATGACAAGTGTCAATGATTCAATctgaaaatgtataaataaatgtgaaaaaattgACGAAGCCAAtattgggtgcctcagtttcccaccttacaATGGTCACTGAGATTCAACAGGTGGCCATGAAGAGTCTGAAGTCCATGGAAGGAGTATGGCCTCTCTAGAACACACACGGAAAGGGCAAaggggtgctggagacagggctGGACTCACCAGCATATCTGGGTTCCCAAAAGTACTGGATCCAtccatggaggacaggtccatcaatggctcttggACAAGAtcgtcagggacacaaccccatgcttggggtgAGGCTGAACCTCTGACTACTACAAGTCATGATGGAAGCCTGGGCTGAATCcttccataattgccctgttctgtatgcGCCCCCTGAAACTCTGGTATGGGCCACCTTTGGAGACAGactactgggccagatggaccaggGACCAGCATGGCCACTCTTGTATTCTGATGCTGGTCCCTGTTATCACATTCTGAGAGAAAGGGGCCTTACCTGTGACTGTGATGGAGATGGGCTGGCTCTCTAGGGAGGAGATCTCCTGCCCAGGTTCAGCTACCCGGTACATACAGGTGTATGAACCAGAATCCTCCATGCTGAGTCTGCCAATCTGGTAACTCTGAGAGTCCTCCAGCGCCTGTCTTGTGCATGCCACTTGTGCCCCGGCCTTGAGGAAGCAGAACCCCATCTTcttctcccagctgggagctgagcacGTCAGGGTAACAGAATCTCCGGTGGTGAACTCAGGACCCGTTGGTGACAGCTGCAGAGTTGGCCGAAAGGTTTCCGGGAGCACGGAAGGCCCTGAAGAGAGACAGTGGGGACTGAGCCCTCCAACAAACCCCAGTGCTATGGAGCTCCCTCCTCCCAATCCCAGGAGACGGCTGATGTGTCCAAAGTCATTTGCTACCACACCGTATTTCCCTCCCTGGTCACTAACGTTCCTTTCCCACCCAGACATGTTTTCTTTGAGGAGCATCAGCTCTGGGTTCACCCACTTTTCACTTACtgatttttctctgttttcttgCCCATTTCAGGGAAGGTTGATTGGCCTTTAAAGACCATCAGGTGATGCTCCTGGCATAAGACAGGTGTGAGCCTTCAGCTAACCCAACAGGCCAACCTGTGCTcggtctctttggaggcagtgaaTTTAAGAATTCCTTTGAGTCTCCCACCAGCAGgactgggaactgcagggagatGCCTCTGGGGACATCGACTGAGACCTGCAAGGCCAGGTTTGGACTGGCAGATCTCAAGAAGTTTGCCAGCAAGGCTGACAGGTGGGAATGTCAGGGAGACATTCCCTGACAGACATTTCAGCAGCACCAAAGCTCTCCCTTGCTGAGGAGAACATCACAGGGACTTAGTTTCTAACATGATCTCCCTTGACAAACCAGCTATCCTGGACAGGAGCTCTCTGATTGCCCATAGCAAACACTTTGCAATGGCCGAGCATTTTAACTCAATGACCCTCTTGTGTGATTCTGTTCCCACCTTCCTTCGGAAGTTCAGCCAAAGATGGAGATCAACTGACCACAGCAAAGGTAAAGAATCCCCCATCCAAAGTGAAGTCTTCAGTCTGGCCCAGATACCAACCCCCAATATCAGACAGGATTCATCAGCTCTACAGACAGATTGCTCAGTCCATCGCAGACGTACCGGTCAGTAGCCCACAACCCTTCCAGTCTGCAGGCCGACGTCTGGACAGCCATGGCCTGACCCAAGAGGTGTAGATGGAAAGATGACTCACCTGTCAGATGGATTGAGAGGGGGTCACTCGGTAGTGACTGGATCATTCTCCCTGAGACATTGACCTCATAGCTGCAGGTGTAAGGGCCGGTAGCGTCCAAATCAGATTGACGGAGCTGGAGACGGGCACCCGACTGTGAGACAATGACATTCCCCTGCCTCAGGAACTGGTACCTTTTAGCCACATGTCCCTGAGGGGCTGAGCATACGATGGTAACAGGGCTCTTCCCGGAGGAATCAGAAATCGCAGAGATGGATGGCGCAAGAGGGAAATCTGTGAAGAGCAACAATAGGCGAGAAGAGGGAGTGTTAATGTACCAAGAGTGTGGAAATAGCAGAGCAATTGCGCATGAGGAAGTGGGGTCTAGAGGTCAAATCAAGGcatggcctgggagccaggacccctgggttctatccccggctctgAGAGTGAGTGAATTTCAGTTCTTGAAAACCTGACACAACTAGAAGGAGAAGAACCAGACAGCGAAACTGAGCTGATGCCCTTGACAGCAGCTAGATTGCTGGTTGTGTCTCAGTCACTGTAGGGGGAGAAATGCCCGCGACCCCAGCTCAACCAGCCCTAGGAAACAGATGCACCCGTCGCTAGGGCCAAGCAGGGATGGCTGCGCTCCGAGATGGTTTCCCACCCAGACTCTGCTCCCCAGTACAGGCAGGTGTATGCTTTGGGGATCCCCATCACATCCGTGAGCCCCAGATGAGCACCCCTGTTCTGAGCGGGGAGATCTGCAGAGACCTGCACCCCGATTTCATTGCAGAAGTCCTATCTCCCTCCTGGGAGCCGAGCACCGGAGAGTAACACACTCCtgaggagagagacagaatgCTTAGGGACTCAAGAGAGTGTGAGGGCTGgatgccccctgcaccccaagggGCTGGGAGAAAGCGTCCTAGGAGATGCTGGTTCAAACCGGGCTCCTTTAGGGCCTGGTGAGGTGAAGAGGAAGAGGCCCCCAGCTTGCACGCCACAGGCTGTGCTCACGCAACGTGGCCGGCCCAGGGCTTGTGGTGTCACCACGCAGacaaaatataccaagtaaataGCCTGAAATAGATCTCAGTCGTCATTGTCCTTACTTTGCTGAGTGGTGAATTTCAGTTATGAAGGCTGGAAATATTTCTCTGTTGTAGGTAAACACCGATTTTGCTgcccacacacaaaccaacaatcTAATGCAGAACAGACCCCTGCTCCGGATTACATCTGCCAAGATACACAGCGGTCACCCCTCTCATTGAACTGCTGCAATGCACCTGGGGGGCTTAGTTCTGAGAGGGGGGCTGGCCAGGAAAGAAGAATGGGGGCCACGAAATACCAGAACTGAAACTCCCATCAGGCACCACAGCCGCTCTGGGCAGATACAGGATACGAACAGAGCCAAAAATAAAGGATTTTGTTTCAAGAAGGAGGAAAATGTCTCATTCTGATCCACaatgtttaaatgaaacattttgacgtGTCCGCAACGAATTTCAACCCTCTCCTCCCGTCCCATGCAAGGACTTTGGAGGACAGCGTGAGAATTCAAAGAaccacaagccctatggaacaATGTGCTGTATTTGCAgtcaaaggccagaaggaaccatcaggAAGCTCCTTCAAGCCAGAATCAAACCAGCGACCTAAAACTTAGCCACGTTCTTGAAATCTATAATCGGCCTCACCGCCAGCTTGGGTGCTGAAGGAATCTCTAGAGCTCAACatgtttagcttaaccaaggtGAGGGGGTGATTTGATCGTGGTCTCTAAGTACCGAATGCAATGACAGAAATCTGACACCAAaaggctcttcaatctggcagcCAAAGATCTAATGGGATCCAATGGCTGAacactgaagctagacaaattcagactgggaaagTTTCAACAGGGAGGGGAATTCATCACTGGAATAACGTACCCacggttgtggtggattctccatcactggccattctGGTTTGAGAATCTGTGAAATGATTTTGATTTGTCTGGGCGGGTTGTTTCTTTTTTGGGGGTAAGTGGAGAGAAGACAACGGGACCATCCACGTTTCACATGCGATGGAGATGGGGACGGGAATCCCTTGTTTAAACAGCAGGAGAAAGGGGACTCACCCATCACTGGTACCAGGAGAGGCTGGCTTCGTGCAGAGTAGATGGGCCTCCCGTCTCTCACTGCCCAGTACTCACAGCTGTACGCCCCGGCCTTCCCTGTCTCAGCCGTCAGGACCAGCCAGGGCCCCCCGGACAGGCTGGTGGTTTCCGTGAAGACTCGCTCCCCACGCTGATTGTAGAACTGGTAGCTGCTCACGGCCTCCCCGCCAGGGGCCAAGCATCTGAGGGTGAGACGCTCCCCCGGGAAATACACAGGGTGCTGGGGGTCCATGATGACCCTTGGGGCTTGCAGGGGGGCTGAGGAAGGGCAGAGAGATTCAGCAGACATTATGCTCCCCCCAACCAAGTGCTGTCTCCCAATTCCTACCCCCCTTGGCTGGAGCCGGCAGCCCCTCACACCTCTCCGTTCCTCCCACACAAGACACCTGGTGTCTGCACCCCACAGGCCTCAGAGCTCTGGCTTCATCCCTCCTGCCGCACACACCCCCTGTGCTCCATGGGGACGCGGCAGGAGCCACTGTCACCTCTAGGGCGTTCTGGTTCCCACCTGGCCACGCCATACGTCACGGGCTCCACTGGGCGTGGTGCAGCTCAGTCAGCTCCGTAGGGTGCTGAGACCGGACGGATGAGggaagtgggagtgggggtggggagatgagaGGAGATGGAAGCTAGGGAGAGAGACCTCCCCCCACAGAAACTCCCAggctcagatcccaccccacctcccagcttgcagccagccctgctgagATTTCACTCTGcatgtggccctggggccagggctAGATTCTTTTCTTGGGGTGCTCCATTTCAAGCCGCTTAAAGGGGCCTGGTTCTAAGGGGGGTGGCTCAGCCCTATCAGAGAATCCAGCCCCTATAAGGCTTCCAGGGGACCCCAGGAAACTGAGCCCCCCacaaatcaccagtcactttggGAAGTCTTGCCCAGGGCCCTGCAGGTCCCAAAACTGGGAACTGAGTGGAGCAGAACCAGAGTGAGACGCACTccaaagtggggtgggagggtccctgCACCCGATGCCTGGGAGGGCGGTCTCTACACACAGTGCCTGTGACCCCACAGTGAGAAACCAGGCACATAAGCAAATACTGGAATCAGTGTCCCCTGtctgttcccattccccaccccacagaccaGCCAGTTTCTCTGGGGCAGGATCAGAGCTGGCAGCCCCTAGAGATGAAAGGCCCCATGTGCCATTGTCTGACCCAAGCAGCCAGACCCCCTACCATGGGGCCAGACTGGAACTGGAAGTCTGCCCCATGGGGTGACCCCTTT
This portion of the Chelonia mydas isolate rCheMyd1 chromosome 13, rCheMyd1.pri.v2, whole genome shotgun sequence genome encodes:
- the LOC114022607 gene encoding Fc receptor-like protein 5, whose amino-acid sequence is MELSVLFHLLASLQILPQLASPAAPLQAPRVIMDPQHPVYFPGERLTLRCLAPGGEAVSSYQFYNQRGERVFTETTSLSGGPWLVLTAETGKAGAYSCEYWAVRDGRPIYSARSQPLLVPVMDFPLAPSISAISDSSGKSPVTIVCSAPQGHVAKRYQFLRQGNVIVSQSGARLQLRQSDLDATGPYTCSYEVNVSGRMIQSLPSDPLSIHLTGPSVLPETFRPTLQLSPTGPEFTTGDSVTLTCSAPSWEKKMGFCFLKAGAQVACTRQALEDSQSYQIGRLSMEDSGSYTCMYRVAEPGQEISSLESQPISITVTAPPLAPQLSLHPKLPMYLPGEKVTLTCSVPHGKEVAGFRFHQHRGDQTPEELPAASGGPWMELMAQMGNDGSYTCQYWRREAGQEIVSENSNSITVPVSDPPPQPELSVDPPSGVVGEGLPLLITCMAPEDASERRFHFYKDGAELIPRDVGSEISTGTSSMNVSVVSIPQGGPKSFAEFTCGYKKNISGRWILSHRSRAVNVTVTAKASPGSIQAWPPWIPQVAGCIGAAALLPLLLLLICHCRRRKGGVVAETQPLYVNRHPRAGTALQQRSRDGQVQPVTHNQPARPNSPGEKPVVGRNPQERGKREEDADARAINTVYSMLCPPSAVAQQRGGKEVSEAVVYSEIPFGAFNLQLSGTGVQEL